A window of Massilia sp. NR 4-1 genomic DNA:
CTTCATGATGTCTCTGCATTCTTATTCGACGAAAACAAGCGCCGTGCGGGCGGGAATGGTGAAACGGCCGCTGGCTGCGTCGTAGCGGGCCTGCGCGGCGCGCTTGTCGGCGGTGCTGGCGCTGCTGTGCACCGGATGCAGGCGGAAGGCTTTGCCGGCCTGGCCCGCGATGCTTTGCTCGGACTTGCCCACATTTATCAGGTAAGTAACGGACTTGAAGCCCGCGCCGGCATAGCCGCTGCCATCGATATGGGCGGCGATCACGGTCGGCGCCTGCGATGGCCCGGTGTTCAGGAAGTGCAGGCGCTGCTTGATGTCCTCTGCCGTGCGCAGACGGAACAAAGTGCTGCTGGCACGGATTTTCAAGAGGTCGCGGAAGGCATCGCGGGTGAAGGCGATATCCTCGGGCGAGGGTTTGAGCGCGGCATTGGCCAGCAATGGGCGCAGCAGTGCGTAGTCCTTGCCGTTGTCGGCGGCAGGCGGCAGGCCGGTGCCGAAGTAGTTGTCGCGGTAAGTCCAGTCCAGGCGGTTGAACCAGTCGCCCGACTCGAAGCTGTTGCGGTCCAGCGATTTGGAGCGCAGCACGTCGAAGCCCGCGTGATAGTAAGCCACGCCCTGGCTGAAAGCGTTGATGGCAGCGCCCAGAATCTGCACGCGGGCGCGGTCGGCGCTGCTGGTATTCAGCGGCAGCTTCATGGCGTTGGCGTCGTACAGTGTCTGGTTGTCGTGGTTCTCCACATAGTTGACCACTTCGCCGGGCTGAGTCGCGTAGCCGGCCGGCTGGCCAGCGTAGTCGATGGCTTGCAGCTCGCGCACTTCGCCGGTGTGGGTTTGCAGAGGATAGCTGCGGATCGAACCGGCCAGCCCCACTTTCACCAGATCGGATGCTTTCAGCAGATCGGCCAATGGGCGTGGGCCAGCCATGGCATTGGCGTCATACACCAGGCCATTGATGTAGCCCTGCTGCGAGAACATGCGCTCGCCGGAATCGCCGGCGCCGCCACCGCGCACCGCATCGCGCGCGCGGTCGCTGAAGGTGCCGATGCCGCTGCCGTTCAGCGAAAGTTGCGATGCCTGCACAAAGCGCGCACCATTTTCCACCTCGCCGAAATTCCAGCCCTCGCCGATCAGATGGATATGGCGGCCCGCCGCCTTGTTGACGCGCGCCTGCAGCTTCTCCATCACGGCGCGCGGCTGGTGGCCCATCAGATCGAAACGGAAGGAGTCGATGCGGTAATGGCGCGTCCACAGCTCGGTCGAGTCGACCATCAGCTTGCCCATCATGCGGTTCTCGGTAGCCGTGTTGTAGCAGCAGGTCGAGCGCTCTATTTCGCCTTTGAGGTTCAGGCGGTGATAGTAGCCAGGCACGATGCGGTCCAGCACCGATTTTTCATCCTGGCCCGCGATATAGGTATGGTTGTACACCACGTCCATGCCCACGCGCAGACCGGTTTTATGCAGTGCCATCACCATGTCGCGGAACTCGCTGATGCGGCGCGCGCCATCGGCAGGGTCGCTGCTGTAGCTGCCTTCCGGCGCGCTGTAGTGGTATGGGTCATAGCCCCAGTTGTAACAGTCCGTCTTGTGCGAGGCCATGACGGTGGCTTGCTGGGTATCGCTGTCCGGGGCGCCTTGCGGAGCGGGGATGGCGCAGCCCTTTTCGGGCACGCTGCCGATGTCGTACACGGGCAGCAGGTGGACGTCGGTCATGCCAGCCTTGCTCAGCGCGGCCAGATGGCGCATGCCGTTCGAGCCGCTTTCCTTGAAGGCCGCGTATTTGCCGCGATTCGGCGCGCTTACGCTGGCGTCGTTGATCGAGAAGTCGCGTACATGCAGCTCGTAGATCGACATATCGGGCTGCGCTTGCACGCGGACGGGGCTGCGGTGCTGGTCCCAGCCTTTCGGCTTGAGCTTCGGATCGTCCAGATCGGCGATGTAGCTGCGCTTGGAATCCGTGGTCAGGCTGACGGAGTAAGGATCGGTGACGAGATTGCGCACCAGGCCAGCGCTGGGCGCGTGCACGTCCACCAGATAGCTGTAGTACTTGCCCGCATGGCGTCCGCGTTTGCTCATCGACCAGATGCCGGTCTTGGCATCGAAGCGCATCGGCTCGATGCGTGCGGCCTTGCTGTAGCCGGTGTCGTAGCTGCACACGGCGACCTGGCGCGCGGTCGGCGCCCACAGGCGGAAGCTGGTACCGTTCTTGCGAACGGTGGCGCCGAGGTCTTGCGCCTGTTCGGCTGTAACGTACAGGTCGTCCAGTGCACCGGCCGTTTGCAGGCCGGTGACGTCGCGCACCGTGCCGTCCGCATTCTCCTGCACGACCAGCACCTGCTGCTTGAGCAGTTCCGGCAATTTGGCAGCATCGGCCGCTTGCAGGCTCAGAACCGGTGCGTGGCCCAGATATTTGAAGCGCTGCTGAAGCTCGGCGGACAGCGCGGCATCGTGAACCTTCAGTGTCAGCGCGCCATCGGCGCCGCCGACCTTGGCGCCAGGCTTCGCATTCAGCAGGCCTTGCGCCGAGTAATAGAGCTTGAACTGTGCCTTGCCGTCCGCGCCCGGCCATTTGATCAGATGGCGGTCGAGCCAAACGGCGCGCGCATCGAAGGTCTGCGAAGCTTGCAGCATCTGCTGGAATGGCGCGTCGCAGCTGGCCAATTGCATGCCATTTGTCTGCGCCTGCGCGCCAAAAGCGGCCAGCACCAGTGATGCCCCCAGCGACCATTTCAGGGCATGCCGCCGCCCGCGCAGTACCTTCTCTGCCATAAACTTTGTCTCCAGCGAATTTGGTAGTTTTACTACATCAAGGCACTCTGATGAGGCTTGAATCACCTGTATGGTAATCCAATTTATGTAGCTGTACTACTAATTCGTCGAGATGTGGCTATTTCCTGCCGGTGCCGATCTGGTATTTTTTGAGTTTGTCGTACAGGGTTTTACGGGGGATCATCAGGTTGTCTGCGGCGAGAGCGACGTTGCCCTCGGCGGTGTCGATGGCGCGCAGGATCAGCTTGCGTTCGAAGGCGTCGACCTGCATGGGAAGGGCTGTCTCGTCGCCCGTTTGTCCGGCGGCGGCGGGGGAGCTGGCCACGCTGGCCGCAGGTTCCGATGGGATGGATGCGAGGCCGCTCCCGCTGCCAGCCGCCACGGGGATGCCACTGGCTGCGGAATGCTGGCCTGCCGATGCTGCCGGCAGCATCGATGTGAGGCCCAGCGTCAGGCGCTCGGCGAAATTGCGCAGCTCGCGCACATTGCCCGGCCAGTCGGCAACCTGCCAGCTTTCCATCTCCTGCGTCGTCCAAGTGGGCAGGGGACGCTGGTAGCGCAGCGCCGCCTCTTGCACAAAATGAGCCAGCAGTAGGGGAATATCCTCGCGCCGCTCGCGCAGGCGTGGCAGATCGATGCTGACCACGCCGATGCGGTAATACAGGTCTTCGCGGAACAGTCCTTGCGCGCTCAGTTGCAGCAGATCGGCCTTGGAAGCGGCGACGATGCGGCAATCCAGCTCCACCCCTTCGTTCGCGCCAAGGCGCTCAAGACGGCGTTCCTGCAGCACGCGCAACAGCTTGACCTGCAAGGCCATGGGCATGGTTTCGATCTCGTCGAGGAAGACCGTGCCGCCGTTGGCGTATTCCAGCTTGCCGATGCGGCGCTTTTGCGCCCCGGTGAAAGCGCCCGGCTCATGCCCGAAGATTTCGCTCTCGAACACCGATTCGGGCAGCGCGCCGCAATTGATCGCCACGAAGTTGCCCTTGCGCCCACTGGCCGCGTGCAGCAGGCGCGCCACCACTTCCTTGCCGGTGCCGGTCTGGCCGTTGATCAGCACATCGACGCCGGCTGGCCCGATATTGCGGATCAGGAGCTTGAGACGTTCAATGGCATCGGAGCGTCCGATCAGGTCAGGTGTATCCGGATGCAGGGCGCGCGCCGCGCGCAGGTGGCGGTTCTCCAGCACCAGGCGGCGGCGCTCCTGGGCGCGGTCGACCGCATCCATCAGCCGCTCGGAAGCGAAAGGTTTTTCGATGAAGTCATAAGCGCCGCTGCGCATCGCCGTCACCGCCATGCTCACATCGCCATGGCCGGTAACCACGATCACCGGCAGCTCCGCATCCAGCGCTACCACCTGGGCCAGCAGCTCCAGGCCGGAGCGTCCCGGCAGGCGCACATCGGTCACGATCACGCCTGCGTAATCGGCGCGCAGCAGGGACAAGGCCTCCTCCGCGCTGGCGCAGGCCTGCACGGCAAAGCCGCCCAGCTCCAGCGTCTGCGCGGTCGCCATGCGCAGGGTGGCTTCATCTTCTACCAGGATCGCTTGCAGCGCGCTCAAATCGTGCCTCCATCGGTTTGCAGCGGCAGGCGCATTTCGAACTCGGCGCCGCCTTCGGGGCGGTTAGTCGCCCTCAATTGTCCATTCATCGCCTGCACGATGGACGATGAAATTGCCAGACCAAGCCCCAGTCCCTTGCCGGATGGCTTGGTGGTGAAAAACGGTTCGAACAGATGGGCCGCCACCTGCTCGGGAATACCTTCGCCGCTATCGCTGATGCGCACCACGGCCTGCTTGTCCTCGCGGCTCAAAACAAGGTGGACGCGCCGCAGCGGCGCAGCCTCCACCGCATCCAGCGCATTACGCAGTAGATTAATCAGCACCTGCTCGATGCGCACCGCATCGCCCGCCACGATCATCGTGCCCGTGCCGGTATCGATATCGAGCAGCGCCTCGCGGCGCTGGAACTCGCTCTCCAGCAGGAAGGCCGAAGCGCGCACCGAGTGCGCCAGGTCGACCGCCGCCACATTCTGGTCCTTGCGCGCAAAGCCCTTCAACTGTCCGATGATGGCGCCCATGCGCGCGCTGGCGGCGCCGATATGCACCAGATTGCTGGCCGCCTGCTCCGGCTGGCCGCGCTCCAGATAAGTGCGTGCATTGTCGGCGAAAGCGCGGATCGCCGCCAAAGGCTGATTCAGTTCATGTGTGATCCCGGCCGCCATCTGGCCCAGCATGGCCAGCTTGCCCGCCTGGACTAGCTCATTCTGTGTCGAGCGCAGCATATGCTCCGTCTGTTGCAGCGTGTGGTACTTGGTTTCCAGATGCTGGTTCGTCTCGCTCAGCTGCTGCGTGCGCTGCGCGATGCGGCTCTCCAGCTCCTGCGCCGCCTGTTGCAAGGCCTCGCGCGACGCCAGGCGCTCCTCCATGCGGCGGCGCCGCTGATGCAGCGCCCACAGCGAAGCCGCGGCAAACGCCAGCAGCAAAGCCGTTGCCAGTGCCCACAGCGTACCCACGCGCGTGACGCGCGACTGATTCGGGAACAGCATCAGCTGCCAGCCCAGGCGTCCCACAGGCAGGGTGACGAAAGGGCCGGGCGTCTGCTGCAAGGGCGTGATGTTCTTGCCGGTGTATTGCTGCGTGTGATTCAGTTCGGCCAGCGTGGCCTCGCGCAAGGGAAGCAGGCTGTGATACTTCCAGTCCGCGCGGTTGCTGAGGAAGACCACGCCATGGCGGTCAGCCAGCGCGATCGGGTCATCGCTGCTGCTCCAGGTGCGCTCGAATTCCGCCAGGCTGATTTTGACCGCGATCACGCCCGCTACCTGGCCGCCCGCGCTGCCGTTCGCATACACCGGCTGGGCGATAAAGTAACCCGCCTCCGAGGTGCTGGTGCCGATGCCATAAAACAGTCCCGCATGCCCACGCAGCGCCGCATGAAAATAAGGACGATAAGAGAAATTCTTCCCGACGAAACCCAGAGGCTGATCCCAATTGCTCGCCCCTAAAGTCAGACCATTGCGGTCCATCAGATATAGCGCGCCGACCTTGGCCTGCTGCTGAATGATTTGCAGCGTGCCGTTCAAACGCTCGATTGCCGCGGGATCGTTGGGATGAGCCAGTGCATTCGCCAGATCCGGCTGCCGCGCCAGAACGAAGGGCAGCGTTTCGAAGCGCTGCAGCACCGACTGCAAATCCGGTGCCATCAACTGAAGCTGGCGATGCCCCTGCAGCAGCGAATCCTCGCGCGCCCGCAGCGTCCCAAACCAGAACGCCGCTACCACGGCCGCTACGGCCCCCAGCAGCCCCACCAGCAATAAAAATGAGTTTCTCGCGCGCATGCCGAATTTTACAACGCCACCCCACAGTTTGATCTGCCTCAAAAAATGTCCAACCCTGGTGCCAGGCACCGGAGTCGGACATTCTTCGATATTAATCAACGGCGGCGAGGCGCATTTCGTCGTTGTGGTGGCGCTGCTGCTCTTCCATCACGAGCTGGCCGAGTTCGCGCTTGAGGGCGTTGAATTCGGCCGAGGCGGGGTCGCGCAGGCGAGGCAACTCGACCAGCATGTCGCGCTTGACTGTGCCGGGACGGTAGGTCATGACGATGATGCGGTCGGCCAGGTAGATGGCTTCTTCGATACTATGCGTGACGAAGATGATGGTCTTTTTCAGCTCGGACCAGATGCGCAGCAGCTCGTCCTGCAGATTGCGGCGGGTCAGCGCGTCCAGTGCGCCGAAGGGTTCGTCCATCAGCATGATCGGCGAATCCAGGGCCAGCACGCGGGCAATCGCGACGCGCTGGCGCATGCCGCCCGACAGGTCTTTCGGATAGCGGTGGCGGAAATCGCTCAGCGACAGCATGCCTAATAACTGCGAGACGGTCTGCTCGATCTTGTCCTTGGCCATGCCTTTGACTTCCAGGCCGAAGGCGATGTTCTTTTCCACGGTCATCCATGGGAACAGCGCGTATTCCTGGAACACCATGCCGCGCTCCGGACCCGGCCCGGTGATCAGCTGCGCGTCGGCCGTGATCTCGCCGCTCGATGGCAGCGAGAAGCCGGCGATCGCATTCAGCAGCGTCGATTTGCCGCAGCCGGAGGGGCCGAGCAGGCAGACGAATTGTCCCTGCGGGATATGCAGATTGATGTCCTTCAGCGCGACCACTTCGCGGCTGTCGGTCTTGAATACCTTGTTGACGCCTTTAACGGTGATATGGCTCATCTCAGTTCTCCAGGCCACGGTGCCAGCGCAGCAGATGGTTATTCAGTTTGTTCATGCCCACGTCGATGATCAGGCCAAGCAGGCCAATCGAAATCATGCCGGCGATGATCTTGTCGGACCAGAAGTACTCGCGCGCTTCGAGGATGCGGAAGCCGAGGCCATTATTCACCGCGATCATTTCGGACACGATCACCACGATGAAGGCGGTGCCGATGCCGATACGCACGCCGGACAGGATGTAAGGCACGGCTGCCGGCAGCATCACGCGTACGAACATGGTGCGCTGGCTTACGCCCAGGTTGCGCGCGGCGCGGATGTAGATGCCGTCGACCTGGCGTACGCCGGCGATGGTGTTCATCAGTACCGGGAAGAAGGCGCCCAGCGCGATCAGGAACACGGCCGGCGCGTTGCCCAGGCCGAACCACAGGATCGCCAGCGGAATATAGGCAATCGGCGGGATCGGACGCAGCACCTGCATCAATGGATTCAGCCAGGCATACATGCGCGGGCTGGAACCCATCAGCAGGCCAAAGGGCAGGGCCAGACCGGCGCCGACCGCGAAGCCGACCACCACGCGGTACATGCTGCTCAGCGTATCGGTCAGCAGCTCGCCCGACAGCGCCCAGCCCAGCCAGGACATGCCGGCCGCCGGGTCGTATGGCGTCAGCGGCAGCAGGTATTCCACCCACTTCTGCACCACCGCCAGCGGCGATGGCAATACCTGTGGATTGATCCAGCCCAGCTGCGCGCTGGCCTGCCACAGGGCGATGACAACGACGGGCACCACCGCGCCCGCGGCGATTTCACGCCAGTTCTGCTTTGCCATGATGTCTCCGTCTTATTTGATGTTCAGGCTTTTCTTGGCTTCGTCCAGCAGGTCGGTCTTGACGAATTCGGTGGCGACCGGCGGTTTGCGCATCTTGCCGATGCCGTGTTTGGCCATGACGTCGGTGGTGATCTGGATATGCTGGGCCGAGATATCGTAGGTGTAGGGCGAATTGCTGATCGCGTCCTCGAAATCGTCCTTGGTGATCTGGCCTTTGAAGATCACTTCGCGCACGTATTTTTCAGCGACCGGTTTCTGGTCGATGAAGGTCTTGGTCGCCTGCATGAAGCAGTTCATGAATTTGACGGCGGTGGCGCGGCGCTCCTTGTAGAACTTCTCGCTCATCACCATGGTGCGTACCGGTTCGCCGATCGGCGTGTCGTAAGGCTTCATCACCTCCACGCCGAAGCCCTTATTGATCGCCTGCGAAGACTGCGGCTCCGACTGCATGATGGCGTCCAGGTTCTTGCCCAGCAGCGCCTGATTCAGGTCGGCGAAAGCGAGGAAGATCAGTTGCACGTCCTTGCCCGGCTGGTCGGAAGCGGTCAGGCCATGCTGCGCCAGCTCCGCCACCAGCAGCACCTCATGGATGCCGCCGCGCGTCACGCCGACTTTTTTGCCCTTCAGATCCTTGACCGACTTGATGCCGGCATCGGGACGTGCCACCAGGCGCGCGCCGCCCTTGGCAAAACCGGCCACCACATAAATCGGCGCGCCGTTGGCGCGGCCCGCGATGGCCGCTTCGGACGCCGTTGCGCCCACATCCAGCTCGCCCGCCAGAATCGCCTGCATCACATCCGGTCCCTTGGCGAAGACATGCTCCTCGACCTTGATGCCGCACTTCGGCGCGATTTCCTTGATATACGAGACAGCGCCGTAATGCGCGAATTTGAGATTACCGAGACGCACCACTTCCTGCGCACCGGCAGAGGTGCTGAAAGCGGCGGCGAGGGACAGGGTCAAGAGGTGAAGCTTATTCATGCTGGTCTCCAAAGCAGGGTTATTGTCCCCAGCTAGAGAGCAGCTTTCATGCCAGCACTTGCATACTAGCTAAGCCTTTGATTTATTTCATTTGCTGCAATGCCGCAAGAAAAACCGTATCACGTCATCCGTGCGGATTCCCGGAATCGGCAGGTCCGCTGTGCGGATTTCCGCCTTTCATCTTTGATGGGAAATAAAAAAATCCCGCCTTGGTGCCTATACCAGGGCGGGATTTTCGTTGATGCGGATCAAACGGCTTAAGACTTGGTGGGGACGGTGCCGTAGCAGGTTTGGGTCTGGCCGTCGTCGCTGCGGTAGTTGTCGACCATGCGGTAGCGGGTGGCGTAAAGGCCGAACGCCAGCGCCGTCAGTAGGGCGAAGCCGGCGAAGAAGAACATCTGGAAGGCGATCACGCTCATGCCGCTGGTGGCGATGTGCCCCAGTACCGCGTCGTTTTTGACGCTGGAGTTGACGATGAGTACCCACAGGTTGCCGACCGTGACGGCGAGGGTCCAGAAGCTCATGATCGAGCCTTTCATCGGCGCCGGCGCCTGGCTGTAGGCGAATTCGAGACCGGTGGCGGAAACCAGCACTTCGCCCATGGTCAGCACGGCGTACGGCAGCAGCTGCCACAGGATGGACATCGGCGTGCCGGCATCCATCGAGAGCTGGATCCAGCCGATGATGATCCATGCCAGGCCGCTCAGCGCGATGCCGGCGGTCATGCGGCGCAGCGGGGTCGGTTCGATGCCGATCTTGCGCAGCAGCGGGAAGATGGCGAAGTTATTGAAGGGGATCAGCAGCATCACCAGCAGCGGGTTCACGGCCTGCATCTGCGCCGGCAGCACCTGGAACTCCCAGCCGAACAGCGACAGCATCGGGCTTTGCATATTGTTCGCCTGCAGAATCCAGGTCGATGCCTTCTGGTCGAACAGGGACCAGAACGGCGTCACCAGTGCGAATACGACCAGGATGCGCAGGACGGCGCGCACGCCTTCCACCGCTTCATCCGGGTGCGCGCCGCGTGCGCGCTCCAGCTGCATGGCGGTGCCGATGCCGCCGAAGGCCAGCAGCAGTACCAGCGCGGTACAGGCGGCGATCACGAAGCCCCAGGAGAAGGACATGCACAGCGATGCCACGGCTGCCGCTGCGCCGAACAGCGCCACGCTCAGGCCAGGGCGCGATTGGCCTGGTTGGCGCGCCAGCAGGGCGGTGCGGGCCACGTTGGTGAAGGAGTCTGGATTGTGCTTTTGCGGCGCGATATGCACGTACTTCTTGTTGCCAAGCCAGAAGACCAGGGTGGCGACAGCCATCAGGATGCCGGGAATGCCGAAGGCCACGGCGGGGCCGAGCTTTTTCAGGAACAACGGCATCAGCAGCGAGGCGAAGAAGGAGCCGAAGTTGATCATCCAGTAGAAGGCGTCGTATACGACCTTGGCGCGCTTCTTGTTGGTCTGGTCGAACTGGTCGCCGACGAAGGCGGAAACCAGCGGCTTGATGCCGCCCGAGCCGAGCGCAATCAGGAACAGGCCGAAATAGAAGCCTTTCAGATTGTCTTCAAAGATGGCGAGACAGGCATGCCCGGCCACGTATACGAGGCTGAGCCAGAAAATCGTGTTGTACTTGCCGAAGAAGCGGTCGGCCAGCCAGCCGCCCAGCAGAGGGAAGAAGTAGACGCCGATGACGAAGGTGTGGAATACGTGCTTGGCTTCGCTGGCGCGGTCTTCCAGCGGAATGAACAGCAGCAGGGTGCTGATCAGGAACGGCGTCAGGATATTGCGCATCCCGTAAAAACTGAAACGTTCGCAACCCTCGTTTGCGATGATGTACGGGATCTGGCGCGGTAGCGGCCCGTTGCCTGCATGCTGGTCAGCTTGTGACATGTAGAAGTCTCCTGATTTTGTCAGATCGGGATGCTATGCGAAGCCCCTTGGCTTGGCAACTGGTATGTACCGGTGTTTGCTATCTCTAATTTTGTTGATTTTATGTAGTTTGGCTACTTATTTTTATCATGGTGAAATGCGTAAGTCATTGAAATTCATATATATTCAGTGATTTGTGTGCTTGATGGGGTGATTGAATATCGGGTATTCATCATGTATATTGTCTACAAATCCACTCCCATTCCTAAGGAAGCTAACGTGAGCAAAGCATTGTCCCCGGCCTGGTGGCGCGAAGCGATCATCTATCAGGTCTATCCGCGCAGTTATCTCGATACCAACGGCGACGGCGTGGGCGACCTGCCCGGCATCACCGACCGCCTGGAATACATCGCCAAGCTGGGCGTGGATATTGTCTGGATTTCGCCTTTCTTCAAATCGCCGATGCGCGATTTCGGCTACGACGTGTCCGACTACTGCGACGTCGATCCGCTGTTCGGTACCCTGGGCGATTTCGATCAGCTGATCGCCAAGGCGCACAGCCTGGGCCTGAAGATCATGATCGACCAGGTGATGTCGCATACGGCCGAGGAGCATCCCTGGTTCGTGGAGAGCCGCAAGAGCCGCGACAATGCCAAGTCCGACTGGTACGTCTGGGCCGATCCTCTGCCGGACGGCAATCCGCCGAACAACTGGCTGTCCGTATTCGGCGGCTCGTCGTGGCAATGGGATTCGCGCCGCAAGCAGTACTACCTGCACAACT
This region includes:
- a CDS encoding ABC transporter ATP-binding protein yields the protein MSHITVKGVNKVFKTDSREVVALKDINLHIPQGQFVCLLGPSGCGKSTLLNAIAGFSLPSSGEITADAQLITGPGPERGMVFQEYALFPWMTVEKNIAFGLEVKGMAKDKIEQTVSQLLGMLSLSDFRHRYPKDLSGGMRQRVAIARVLALDSPIMLMDEPFGALDALTRRNLQDELLRIWSELKKTIIFVTHSIEEAIYLADRIIVMTYRPGTVKRDMLVELPRLRDPASAEFNALKRELGQLVMEEQQRHHNDEMRLAAVD
- a CDS encoding alpha-1,6-glucosidase domain-containing protein translates to MAEKVLRGRRHALKWSLGASLVLAAFGAQAQTNGMQLASCDAPFQQMLQASQTFDARAVWLDRHLIKWPGADGKAQFKLYYSAQGLLNAKPGAKVGGADGALTLKVHDAALSAELQQRFKYLGHAPVLSLQAADAAKLPELLKQQVLVVQENADGTVRDVTGLQTAGALDDLYVTAEQAQDLGATVRKNGTSFRLWAPTARQVAVCSYDTGYSKAARIEPMRFDAKTGIWSMSKRGRHAGKYYSYLVDVHAPSAGLVRNLVTDPYSVSLTTDSKRSYIADLDDPKLKPKGWDQHRSPVRVQAQPDMSIYELHVRDFSINDASVSAPNRGKYAAFKESGSNGMRHLAALSKAGMTDVHLLPVYDIGSVPEKGCAIPAPQGAPDSDTQQATVMASHKTDCYNWGYDPYHYSAPEGSYSSDPADGARRISEFRDMVMALHKTGLRVGMDVVYNHTYIAGQDEKSVLDRIVPGYYHRLNLKGEIERSTCCYNTATENRMMGKLMVDSTELWTRHYRIDSFRFDLMGHQPRAVMEKLQARVNKAAGRHIHLIGEGWNFGEVENGARFVQASQLSLNGSGIGTFSDRARDAVRGGGAGDSGERMFSQQGYINGLVYDANAMAGPRPLADLLKASDLVKVGLAGSIRSYPLQTHTGEVRELQAIDYAGQPAGYATQPGEVVNYVENHDNQTLYDANAMKLPLNTSSADRARVQILGAAINAFSQGVAYYHAGFDVLRSKSLDRNSFESGDWFNRLDWTYRDNYFGTGLPPAADNGKDYALLRPLLANAALKPSPEDIAFTRDAFRDLLKIRASSTLFRLRTAEDIKQRLHFLNTGPSQAPTVIAAHIDGSGYAGAGFKSVTYLINVGKSEQSIAGQAGKAFRLHPVHSSASTADKRAAQARYDAASGRFTIPARTALVFVE
- a CDS encoding oligopeptide:H+ symporter encodes the protein MSQADQHAGNGPLPRQIPYIIANEGCERFSFYGMRNILTPFLISTLLLFIPLEDRASEAKHVFHTFVIGVYFFPLLGGWLADRFFGKYNTIFWLSLVYVAGHACLAIFEDNLKGFYFGLFLIALGSGGIKPLVSAFVGDQFDQTNKKRAKVVYDAFYWMINFGSFFASLLMPLFLKKLGPAVAFGIPGILMAVATLVFWLGNKKYVHIAPQKHNPDSFTNVARTALLARQPGQSRPGLSVALFGAAAAVASLCMSFSWGFVIAACTALVLLLAFGGIGTAMQLERARGAHPDEAVEGVRAVLRILVVFALVTPFWSLFDQKASTWILQANNMQSPMLSLFGWEFQVLPAQMQAVNPLLVMLLIPFNNFAIFPLLRKIGIEPTPLRRMTAGIALSGLAWIIIGWIQLSMDAGTPMSILWQLLPYAVLTMGEVLVSATGLEFAYSQAPAPMKGSIMSFWTLAVTVGNLWVLIVNSSVKNDAVLGHIATSGMSVIAFQMFFFAGFALLTALAFGLYATRYRMVDNYRSDDGQTQTCYGTVPTKS
- a CDS encoding ABC transporter permease, with the protein product MAKQNWREIAAGAVVPVVVIALWQASAQLGWINPQVLPSPLAVVQKWVEYLLPLTPYDPAAGMSWLGWALSGELLTDTLSSMYRVVVGFAVGAGLALPFGLLMGSSPRMYAWLNPLMQVLRPIPPIAYIPLAILWFGLGNAPAVFLIALGAFFPVLMNTIAGVRQVDGIYIRAARNLGVSQRTMFVRVMLPAAVPYILSGVRIGIGTAFIVVIVSEMIAVNNGLGFRILEAREYFWSDKIIAGMISIGLLGLIIDVGMNKLNNHLLRWHRGLEN
- a CDS encoding ABC transporter substrate-binding protein; this encodes MNKLHLLTLSLAAAFSTSAGAQEVVRLGNLKFAHYGAVSYIKEIAPKCGIKVEEHVFAKGPDVMQAILAGELDVGATASEAAIAGRANGAPIYVVAGFAKGGARLVARPDAGIKSVKDLKGKKVGVTRGGIHEVLLVAELAQHGLTASDQPGKDVQLIFLAFADLNQALLGKNLDAIMQSEPQSSQAINKGFGVEVMKPYDTPIGEPVRTMVMSEKFYKERRATAVKFMNCFMQATKTFIDQKPVAEKYVREVIFKGQITKDDFEDAISNSPYTYDISAQHIQITTDVMAKHGIGKMRKPPVATEFVKTDLLDEAKKSLNIK
- a CDS encoding sigma-54 dependent transcriptional regulator; this encodes MATAQTLELGGFAVQACASAEEALSLLRADYAGVIVTDVRLPGRSGLELLAQVVALDAELPVIVVTGHGDVSMAVTAMRSGAYDFIEKPFASERLMDAVDRAQERRRLVLENRHLRAARALHPDTPDLIGRSDAIERLKLLIRNIGPAGVDVLINGQTGTGKEVVARLLHAASGRKGNFVAINCGALPESVFESEIFGHEPGAFTGAQKRRIGKLEYANGGTVFLDEIETMPMALQVKLLRVLQERRLERLGANEGVELDCRIVAASKADLLQLSAQGLFREDLYYRIGVVSIDLPRLRERREDIPLLLAHFVQEAALRYQRPLPTWTTQEMESWQVADWPGNVRELRNFAERLTLGLTSMLPAASAGQHSAASGIPVAAGSGSGLASIPSEPAASVASSPAAAGQTGDETALPMQVDAFERKLILRAIDTAEGNVALAADNLMIPRKTLYDKLKKYQIGTGRK
- a CDS encoding ATP-binding protein; this translates as MRARNSFLLLVGLLGAVAAVVAAFWFGTLRAREDSLLQGHRQLQLMAPDLQSVLQRFETLPFVLARQPDLANALAHPNDPAAIERLNGTLQIIQQQAKVGALYLMDRNGLTLGASNWDQPLGFVGKNFSYRPYFHAALRGHAGLFYGIGTSTSEAGYFIAQPVYANGSAGGQVAGVIAVKISLAEFERTWSSSDDPIALADRHGVVFLSNRADWKYHSLLPLREATLAELNHTQQYTGKNITPLQQTPGPFVTLPVGRLGWQLMLFPNQSRVTRVGTLWALATALLLAFAAASLWALHQRRRRMEERLASREALQQAAQELESRIAQRTQQLSETNQHLETKYHTLQQTEHMLRSTQNELVQAGKLAMLGQMAAGITHELNQPLAAIRAFADNARTYLERGQPEQAASNLVHIGAASARMGAIIGQLKGFARKDQNVAAVDLAHSVRASAFLLESEFQRREALLDIDTGTGTMIVAGDAVRIEQVLINLLRNALDAVEAAPLRRVHLVLSREDKQAVVRISDSGEGIPEQVAAHLFEPFFTTKPSGKGLGLGLAISSSIVQAMNGQLRATNRPEGGAEFEMRLPLQTDGGTI